TGCAGCGGCATGTTGAGGAGTGGTTGTGGCACCAATAGATGCTCCATTTGTGGCGgaagtgcttatgcttcttcccttggtggttggaagaacggcttgtcccttgcttgatgccattgattttggaggtgtgctttggttgttgtcaactccgtaaccatgctccttcaacttcttttgagttttggtgaggttacgttcttcgtcattgacagtgtttgaaaccttctttccaagatttgaagaggaagcaaagtcatgcctagcctttgacatgagttcgtaggcatttgggttgaagccttcttcagtcctcttagttggaagagagcttggtttcactatgacaccatgttgcgcctccagacggttgatgagttcggcggtttgcaagtttttctcctctgcagtctttatcagccttgcaattgtttccttcatctgaaccagctgtttttcaatggaggtagtgccgatagtcgtgacttgttctttgtttgaagccatggactgtgcttgaatatcttgaacggagacagagatgagaggtagagatagtcccactgggcgtgccaagtttgtaaacacgaaaagttcctgcaacaagaaacaagaataccgtgtacaaaatatattttgtattaatgattttggggttacaatctctctgtaatttgatcctctgattctatcttcgtagggtgtaggtttgtggatgagttgttgatccaaagggtcatcggggcttgatctaaagatgaacagttgatgaacggatcttcaaggggcgttgggcttgatcttgaagaatgggtgtatgggtttgtggatgagctgttgatccaaagggccgtcggggcttgatctaaggatgagtagttgatgaacggatcttcaaggggcgttgggcttgatcttgaagaatgggtgtatggatttcttcaagggcttttgggcttgatcttgaaggttgatggatgagcggatcttcaaggggcgttgggcttaatcttgaagaacgattggatgtgtggatttgttgaggttgttgatccaaagggccgttggggcttgatcttgagttggtggaagttcttcaagggccgttggggcttgaccttgaaggaggatttgacgaagcacgaagagtgttttcttgatccttcgggatttgcttgagagctttagagtttcaaggcttcaaggttttggtgtgatgtaaattcctttcttctttcttttcttccttctttcccCCTCAAAATGAGTGcattggcttcctatttatagaattccaaaacttgatttttggatttaaataatcagatgaaataaatcatttctgccaggtattgacacgtgtcctatttgatgacttttccaatttatttcgatttttcgttgagtcacacgctacatgtaaaatttatgtgacacgtgagcgttgaaattttaattattggtcaacattcatttcaccgaaatttcgatgtccacaCCAAAATGGGACAAGGTGAACGGATAAGCATGTAAAGACCTACATGTTGCAATTTGCTTGCAGACTCATTAATATTTGTTTAGATGTCAGAAGTAACGCCTTGTGCCGCGCATAATTAGAATCATAAAATTTCGGCTGTTGTAGATGAACTTGACAAGTGCTATAATTAAGCTGTAGCGTAAGGTATTTACAAAGTTACAACCATACATTGGGATGGGCGCATTTTGTGGGATAATCAACTATCATCAGTGGCTCCATATATAGCTACggcaaaagtttgaaaatttataaattcatttggTAAGAAAGGCCTCAATATGGTGATCAATGGTCATTACCTTTGACCAACTTGACGGAATTAGTAATCATAATTAGGTTTAGTTACTTTTTTAGGTGATTAATATTAGTTTCAGTTtcttttaaatgtatttaaggCCGTGTTACAATTGGCAAACTAAGCTATTTTAGTTTTGCATGGCGCGGGTGTTTTGGCGACTTGTAGGGGTTCTTCCATGGCTAAAggtcatacaaaataaaaaatataaagaatttattttctacatcctaaaaaataaagaaattcatCCTATAAATATTATCATAACTAAATACACCAACAAAGACGTACGTCTCAATTGATTTCCCATCAATCAATCGTCCCAAAATCTCTTCCAGCAGATATAATCCGAAGATTATTACGATTACATATTAATCAACATGGAAGGTTTGTGCAAGAACAATATTTCATTAGCCTTACTTTTGTTTTGCCTGCTAGGATTAGTTTGCGCACAAGACTCACCCGATGATTATGTGAAAGCCCACAACACCGCTCGAGCGGAGGTGGGTGTTGTGCTGATGGAGTGGGACGAGGGGCTAGCAGAGAGCGCCAAAAACTATGCAAACAAACAGGCCACTGGCGGCTGTGAACTTAAGCATTCGGGTACTGGTCTTGGTGAAAATATTGCAGTAAGCCCTGACGGCGACTTATCCGCTGCCATGGCTGTGGAAGGATGGGTGAGAGAGAAAGCGGATTATGATTACAGCACCAACGCTTGTGCCCCGGGCAAGCAGTGTGGCCATTACACGCAGATGGTATGGCGTGACTCAGGTCTTGTAGGGTGTGGTAAAGCGGAGTGTGCCGATGGAAGTTCCTATGTTGTGTGCCACTATGATCCGGCTGGAAATTCTGCTGGAGAGAAACCTTACTAAGTTACAAAGGAACTTGAATAAAAATCGTGTGCCTTACTAAGTTACAAAGGTTCTTACCCAAATTTGAGACTACCCACAACAATTTCAATTTGTACATTCTTAATCAACTTCACCAAGACGAATCTTAAACATGCAACACAGGAATGAATCAAATAATCCGAATATGGACCAAAACTTAAAATAGCTTACCTTCGCGTTAGCAATTGATTATTCATTTTCCAGAACACAATATATGAAATTCAATCGTTTTTAAGGGTAACGAAATTCATTGACCTCCCTTTTATGGTAGCCTATaatcatcttcttctctctcttcacaaCCATTGTTCATATATCAATGTCAAAATTGTCTGGATACTTGTCTTGAATTCCAGAAACTGGGATTGGGATCTGGAATTGGGAAAAAAGAAATCATGTTTGAGTTGTTCTGCTAAGCATAGTATAGTGAAGTGAAATAATGTTCGGAAAACCATCAAAAGAGACCACCTGGAAGCAAGCAGAACAAACATTATGACTTCTATCATCAAAGTTGAgtaattgatatatatatatatatatgactctAGGAAAATTGCAGCTCTTAAGGCAGACTTACGGCAGTGAGTTTCTAAAGGATTACAATCCGTGCCTGCATCATCGCACAGGTGATGGCAAAATATGATATCAATAAATGGAAAAAAATTCAACAGCCATCATTTATATATAGGAATAGTAAAAGTTCATTTGCATTAGCTCTGGATCAAGTTCAACTCAAAGCTACAAAAATTTCTTTCTATACCTTCAACTTATCTAAGCGTATCACACAcattagcaaagaaaataatcCATTAATCAAAGCGGAACCTTCTGTACGTTTATCtaacaaataaaacataaaatctcTGCACATGTTAGAGCATAAAGGCATGAAGAATAGCTTGACGACAACCTTTAAATCTTCTTGGTAGGAGTCAACTGAATTCTGAAGTCAATAATTTCTTTCTATACCATATACCACAAAGCTAATTAGCCCCATAAATTAGCTCCACTTAGAACTAGAGATTAGAGAAACCAAATGCTGGTGATTACTAAAGAGATCCTTCTATATttcaacaagttcaaaagaatAATTCACTACGGGT
This genomic stretch from Pyrus communis chromosome 2, drPyrComm1.1, whole genome shotgun sequence harbors:
- the LOC137722220 gene encoding pathogenesis-related leaf protein 4-like, with the protein product MEGLCKNNISLALLLFCLLGLVCAQDSPDDYVKAHNTARAEVGVVLMEWDEGLAESAKNYANKQATGGCELKHSGTGLGENIAVSPDGDLSAAMAVEGWVREKADYDYSTNACAPGKQCGHYTQMVWRDSGLVGCGKAECADGSSYVVCHYDPAGNSAGEKPY